The following DNA comes from Paraburkholderia phytofirmans PsJN.
CTCATGCCGATCGTGTCGATCAGCACGATGTGCTTGTTGCGCAGCTCGGAGAGCGCGAGTTGCAGGTCGGCGCCGTCTTTCACCGCATGCACCGACACGCCTAGAATCTTGCCGAAGATGCGCAATTGTTCGTGGCCGCCGATCCGGTAGCTGTCGGTGGTGAGCAAGGCAACCTTGCTGGCGCCGAAGCGCATCACGCAGCGCGCGGCGAGCTTGGCGGTGGTCGTGGTCTTGCCGACGCCGGTCGGGCCCATCAGCGCGAACACGCCGCCGCGCTCCATCAGCGCGTCTTCGTCTTCCATCACCGGCAGGTTCGAATCGAGCACCGAGCGGACCCAGTCCATGCCGCCGTCCATGCTCTCGATGTCGTCCGGCAGGTTGTCGACCATCATCTGCACGAGCTGCGCGGAGAAGCCGGCCGCGAACAGATGCTTGGTGAGCGAGGCGCGCACCGGGTTGCGGCGCTGGCGCTCGCCCCACAGCAGGCCGGCGAAGTGTTCTTCCATCATGCCGCGCATCGACGACAGCTCGCTCATCACGGTGTCGTTGACCACTTGCTCCATGCGCGCCTTGATCGCTTCGGCGACCGAAGCAGGCGTGCGAGTGTCGTCGGTCGAGGACGGAGCCGGTGCGTTTTTCTGCGCGGCGCGGCGCGCGGCGGCTTGCGCGCCTTCGCGCGCCCAGTCGGGCGTGTCGACGGCTTGCGGCGCGGCGGGCTTGCCCGGCTCGACGGCGGCGCCAAGGCCCTTGGCCATCGCGGCGGCCGGCGTCATCGCGGCGGGACGCGCGCTATATGCGCCCTCCTGCTGCTGTTCGGCGGCGATGCGGCGCGCGTGGTCGATCAGCCAGGGATTCGATTCGGCCATCGTGCGCGGCGTTTGCGCGTCGGCGCCCGGCGCGGCGGGCGCAGCCGGCACGCCGGCCGCTTTGAGCAGATCGGCGCGGATGTCTTCGGTGAGGCGCGAGGCCGCGGCGCGCGCACTCGGTTGCTCGGGGTTGACCGGTTTCGACGGCACTGCGGCGGCTGCGTTGAGCGGCGCGGCCGGCATCGCCTTGGGTGCGTTCGCGGCCGGCTTCAGGGCGGCGGCCAATGCGTCGCTCGCGTCGTCGTCCGTGTGGTCAGAGTAGGAAGCGCCGTTGCCCAGATGCTCCGCACCGGCTTCCGGGCTTGCGCCGAACACCGACGAGAACACATCGGGCATGCCGCTCGCGTACGGATTCGCCTGCATCGGCGCTGCCGCCGGCATGGCGCGCGGGGCGGCCAGCGCGGGGCGTCCAGCCATCGCATTCATCGATCCAACCTGCTGTGCAGCAGCCCCTGCGCGCGGGACTTTCGGCGAGAGGGCAACCAGGTCGCTGTCGGCCAGTGCGACGATCTCGACGCTGCCGTCGTCCATCGTGCGATTGGACAGCACGACGGCGTCCGCGCCCAACGCTTCGCGCACGAGACGCAGCGCATCACGACTGGTAGCACCGACAAATTTACGAATGTTCAAGCTGGACCCCCGATGAGGTAAACGGACTAACGGACCGGCAACATACCGCTTCCCATTGAGACCATTATTGCGAAACCCGTCGAGGCACGATCGATGGATAAAGACCGTTAAACGCGGGCAATTCGGACGATGGAAACGTGCGTCGATTCACACGCACGCCGGTTTGAAACGCGCCTGGCGGCGGCGTCGGACGGCGCTTTCGCGGACGCGGCGTGTACGTCGTCGCCTGCTTGCGGCATGCAAAACCAGGCGCCGGAATAAAAACCGGCGCTCGATGAGCGCCGGCAAAAGACATCGGCCACAAAATGGCCTCGGTGAGCGATCCGCGTTAACCGTGCGCGCCGATCAGATTCACCACCTTGATATTGCGCGTGTCGGGCACCTCCGCATACGACAGCACTTTCAGCTGCGGCAGGCTGCGGCGCAGGAAGCGCGCGAGCATCGGCCGCAATGCATGCTGCACGAGCAGCACGGGCGCGAGCCCAAGGTTCTGCTGACGCGTCATCGCCTTCTGCGTTTCGTTCAGCAGCGTATGCGCAAGTCCCGGCTCGAGACCCGGATTGGAGCCGGTCGAGAGCGCCTGCGAGAGCACACGCTCGAGATTCGAATCGAGGCCCATTACCTGCATATCGCCGGCGCCCGGGAACCACTGTTGCGTGATCGCGCGACCCAGCGCGAGGCGTACGGCGGCAGTGAGATCGTGGGCGTCGGTGATCTTGGGCGTGTGTTCGGAGAGCGCTTCGAGGATCGTGCGCATGTCGCGGATCGGCACGCCTTCTTCCAGCAGATTTTGCAGCACCTTTTGCAACGTGGTGAGCGGCAGCGACTTCGGCACCAGATCGTCGACCAGCGACGGCGTGTCCTTCTGCATGCGCTCGAGCAGCGCCTGTACTTCCCGGCGGCCGAGCAGTTCCGACGCGTGCGTGACCACCAGATGATTCAGGTGCGTCGCCACCACCGTGCTCGAATCGACCACCGTGTAGCCATACACCTGCGCCTGTTCGCGCAGGTTCGTATCAATCCAGATAGCCGGCAAACCGAAGGCGGGATCTTGCGTCGGCGTGCCCGGCAGCGCGGCGGACACCTGGCCGGGATTGATCGCGAGCCATTGGCCCGGATACGCTTCGCCGACGCCCACTTCGACACCCTTGAGCGCGATGCGGTAGCCATTCGGCCGCA
Coding sequences within:
- the flhF gene encoding flagellar biosynthesis protein FlhF, which produces MNIRKFVGATSRDALRLVREALGADAVVLSNRTMDDGSVEIVALADSDLVALSPKVPRAGAAAQQVGSMNAMAGRPALAAPRAMPAAAPMQANPYASGMPDVFSSVFGASPEAGAEHLGNGASYSDHTDDDASDALAAALKPAANAPKAMPAAPLNAAAAVPSKPVNPEQPSARAAASRLTEDIRADLLKAAGVPAAPAAPGADAQTPRTMAESNPWLIDHARRIAAEQQQEGAYSARPAAMTPAAAMAKGLGAAVEPGKPAAPQAVDTPDWAREGAQAAARRAAQKNAPAPSSTDDTRTPASVAEAIKARMEQVVNDTVMSELSSMRGMMEEHFAGLLWGERQRRNPVRASLTKHLFAAGFSAQLVQMMVDNLPDDIESMDGGMDWVRSVLDSNLPVMEDEDALMERGGVFALMGPTGVGKTTTTAKLAARCVMRFGASKVALLTTDSYRIGGHEQLRIFGKILGVSVHAVKDGADLQLALSELRNKHIVLIDTIGMSQRDRLVSDQIAMLCHAGQPVQRLLLLNATSHGDTLNEVVQAYQRAPDQQPLAGCILTKLDEATNLGGVLDTVIRYKLPVHYVSTGQKVPENLYVATKKFLIKSTFCIPRDNSPFVPHDDDIPALLSALSARSTAELHEVRFG